A DNA window from Camelina sativa cultivar DH55 chromosome 13, Cs, whole genome shotgun sequence contains the following coding sequences:
- the LOC104735715 gene encoding octanoyltransferase-like → MRSPRILEVWRLGTVNYLKFLKIQDKLVSERKAHQIPDTLLSLEHPPTYTLGKRRTDHNLLIPQSQLTKIGAELHYTQRGGDITFHGPHQAILYPIISLRSIGFGARNYVETLERSMIEFASMYGVKARPGNKCETGVWVGDRKIGAIGVRISSGITCHGLAFNIDPDLNYFEHIVPCGIADKEVTSLRRETDALLPSEEVIHKQLITCLAKAFSYDDVLWKEDPSVILDTQR, encoded by the coding sequence ATGAGATCCCCTAGAATCTTGGAGGTTTGGAGGCTAGGCACTGTCAACTATTTGAAATTCCTTAAAATCCAAGACAAGTTAGTTTCCGAGAGAAAAGCTCATCAAATTCCAGATACCCTCCTCTCCCTTGAGCATCCACCAACTTACACACTTGGAAAACGTAGAACCGATCACAATCTACTGATCCCTCAATCTCAACTCACAAAAATTGGAGCTGAGCTTCATTATACTCAAAGAGGAGGAGATATCACATTCCATGGCCCTCATCAAGCCATCTTATATCCCATCATTTCTTTACGCAGCATCGGTTTTGGTGCTAGGAACTATGTGGAGACATTGGAGCGGTCAATGATCGAATTTGCTTCAATGTATGGCGTGAAAGCTCGTCCAGGAAACAAATGTGAGACTGGGGTTTGGGTCGGGGATAGAAAGATTGGTGCTATTGGGGTTAGGATATCTTCTGGAATCACTTGTCATGGTTTGGCCTTTAACATTGATCCTGATTTGAACTACTTTGAGCACATTGTGCCTTGTGGGATTGCTGATAAGGAAGTTACATCTTTGAGAAGAGAGACGGATGCTCTGCTTCCTTCGGAAGAAGTGATTCATAAGCAGTTGATTACTTGCTTGGCCAAAGCGTTTTCTTATGATGATGTTTTGTGGAAGGAAGATCCCTCGGTCATTTTGGACACCCAAAGATGA